A segment of the Pseudoalteromonas sp. DL-6 genome:
TCAAATCCATCACGGCTGGTTGAAGTTAAAAACTGCTTAGGAATAATTTGGTCGGTATCGACATTGTTTTTATCAAGTGGGGCCATTAAGCCGCTAAAATAAATGCTCATTAGGCTTCTCCTCTAATATCAACAAAGTGGCCATGTATTGCTGCTGCTGCCGCCATTGCAGGACTCACTAAGTGTGTACGCCCGCCTCGCCCTTGGCGTCCTTCAAAATTACGGTTAGATGTAGATGCACAGCGTTTACCTGCGCCTAAACGGTCGTCATTCATTGCTAAACACATAGAACAACCCGGCTCACGCCATTCAAACCCTGCAGCTTTAAATATATCGGCAAGGCCTTCATCTTCTGCTTGCTGTTTAACCAAACCTGAGCCCGGCACAATTAATGCCTCAACGCCAGCAACCACTTGCTTGCCTTCAACAATTTTTGCTGCGGCGCGTAAATCTTCAATGCGACTGTTGGTGCATGAGCCAATAAATACTGTGTCTACTTTGGCAGTTGATAACTTATCGCCCGCTTTTAAACCCATGTATTTAAGTGCACTACGAATAGCATCAGCTTTAATTAAATCGGTTTCTTTGTCTGGATCTGGAATACATTCGTCAACGCCAATCACTTGCTCTGGGTTAGTCCCCCAGGTGATCTGTGGTTGAATATTAGCGGCATCTAGTTCTACCTCTAAGTCAAAGGTTGCGCCATCATCAGTTTTTAAGGTTTCCCAGTAGGCAACAGCGGCATCAAAATCAGCGCCTTTTGGTGCAAACGGGCGCCCTTTTAAGTAGTCATACGTTACCTTGTCTGGGGCAATTAAACCGGCCTTGGCACCCATTTCAATACTCATGTTACATAGCGTCATACGCGCTTCCATTGATAACGCTTCAATGCCTTCACCACAAAATTCAGCCACATAACCCGTACCACCAGCAGTGCCTAGTTTACCTATAACCGCCATAATTAAATCTTTAGCCGTTACTGTTGGGCGTAACACACCGTTAATTTGAATTTTTAACGACTTAGCCTTTTTTTGCTGTAGCGTTTGCGTAGCTAATACGTGCTCAACTTCTGAGGTTCCAATACCATGGGCAAGCGCTCCAAACGCGCCATGGGTTGAGGTATGGCTATCGCCACATACTATGGTGGTGCCTGGCAAAGTAATCCCTTGTTCTGGGCCAATCACATGCACAATACCTTGGTTTACTGAATTTAAGTCGTACAGCAAAATGCCAAATTCTTTGCAGTTTGCATCCAGTGCCATTAGTTGATTTTTAGAGACTTCGCTGGCTGCATCTAATGAACGGCTTTTAGTTGAAACATTATGATCCATGGTGGCAATGGTTTTTTCTGGACAGCGCACTTTACGATTTTTTTCACGTAAACCTGCAAATGCTTGTGGTGACGTCACCTCATGTACTAAATGACGGTCAATATAAAGTAAATCGGTTTGCTCATTAATGCTGGCAACCGTGTGTGCTTGCCAAATTTTATTGTATAAGGTTTGGGCCACTTGCTAACTCCCTGATCTGATTGAGCCACAGCCTAACGGTGCTGTGGCTTTAATAATTAAATACGTGAAACGATGGCTGCTGCAACATCGTTGGTGGTATAGCCGCCCTGCGGATAAATATCAGGCGTCCCCACTCCTGCTTCAACCGCCTCTGCGACTGCTTTTTCAATAGTGCGCGCCGCTTCATCTTGTCCTAACGAATAACGTAACATTAATGCGGCACTTAAAATTTGTGCAATAGGGTTTGCCACCCCTTTCCCGGCGATATCAGGCGCTGAACCACCCGCGGGCTCATACAAGCCAAAGCCTGATTGATTTAAGCTAGCCGAAGGTAATAACCCCATAGAGCCGGTGATCATCGCGCATTCGTCCGATAAAATGTCACCAAATAAGTTATCGCACAGCAATACATCAAATTGGCTAGGTTGTTTAACTAGCTGCATCGCTGCGTTATCTACATAAATGTAATCTAAGCTCACCTCAGGAAAATCTTTACTGACTTCAGTGACTACTTTACGCCACAGTACACTTGATGCTAAAACATTGGCTTTATCAACCGAGGTTACGTGATTGCTGCGCAATTTAGCGGCCTCAAAAGCAAAGCGTGCAATGCGCTCTATTTCTTTGCGTGAATAGGTTTGGGTATCAAATGCTGTTTCTTCTGCCCCTTCGCCACTGCGGCCTTTCTCACCAAAATAAATACCACCCGTTAGCTCGCGCACACACAAAATATCAAAGCCTTTTTCGCTAATATCAGCACGTAGTGGTGATGCAGCGCTTAATGCGGGTAACAATTGAGCAGGGCGTAAGTTACAAAACAAACCAAAGTGCTTTCGCAGTGGTAACAATGACGCGCGCTCTGGTTGGTCATTCGGTGGTAAATGCTCCCACTTAGGGCCGCCCACGGAGCCAAATAAAATAGCATCGGCGTTTTCACAGGCTTTTAAAGTTGTATCAGGAAGTGCTTTGCCAAATTCATCAATGGCTGCGCCGCCAATCGCGTGATGCTCACGGTTCAGAGTAAAACCAAATTTATCACTGACTGCGTCAAGTACTTGCTCTGCAGCTGCTATAACTTCTGGGCCAATACCGTCGCCTGCTAATACGGCAACGCTGTAATGTGTTTTACTCATCCTGCTTTCCTTTGTTGTTTTAAATCAGACACTTTTTGTGCTCGATAAATTAAGTTATAAACCCGAACCATAGCCCGTACTGAGGCTTCGACCACATCGGCCGCAATACCGGCACCGTGGTAAGGACGACCATCATATTTAGCAATAATATTAACTTGCCCTAATGAGCTGGCGCCTTGGCCGGTGGCCTCTAAATTGTATTCAATCATTTCAACACTCATACCTGTTAAGCGCTCAATAGCAGCAAACGAAGCTTCAACTGGACCATTACCTGTGGCCGCTTCTTGTTTTGCTTCGCCATCAATCAGCAAGCCTATGGTTGAGCTGGCCACCGATTGTGAATTAGACGCAGAGTTAACAAACTCTAACTGGTACTTTTCGTCTTTGTCGTTAATTTGATTAAAGTAAATCATGGCCTCTAGGTCGTAGTCGTATACTGTGCCTTTTTGGTCAGCCAGCGCAACGAAACTTTGGTATAAGCTATCCATGTCGTAATCTGATTTTTGATAGCCTAATTCTTCTAAGCGGTGTTCTATAACATGACGGCCTGAACGTGAAGTCATGTTTAGTTGATTACTTGGCACACCCACACTTTCTGGTGACATAATTTCATACGTGTTTTGCGCTTTTAATACACCGTCTTGATGAATACCTGAGCTGTGAGCAAACGCATTTTCGCCAACAATCGCTTTATTTGGCTGTACCGGCATATTACAAATTTTGGACACTTGACGAGAGGCGCGATAAATTTCTTCGCTTTTTATGTCGGTATATACGTTTAAGTGGTCTTTACGCATTTTCATGATCATTGCCACTTCTTCAAGTGAACAGTTACCCGCACGCTCACCTATACCATTAATGGTGCATTCGATTTGGCGTGCACCGGCTTGCACTGCGGCCACGGAGTTGGCAACGGCTAAACCTAAATCGTTGTGGCAATGCACACTTAAACGTGCTTTATCAATATTTGGCACGTTATTCATTAAATGACGAACCATTGCTGCGTATTCATCTGGAGTTACAAAACCGACGGTATCTGGCAAGTTAATTGTTGATGCACCTGCGTTAATTGCTTGCTCAACAATTTTGCATAAATCCCAGTGCGGTGTACGCCCAGCATCTTCACAAGAAAACTCAACATCATCGGTATATTTACGCGCTAATTTAATAGATTTAACAGCCATTGCAGTGGCATCATCAAGGCTCATACGCAACTTGTGTTCAAGATGAAGCGGGCTGGTGGCAATAAAAGTATGAATACGGCTTTGCTGTGCAGCGCGCAGCGCATCGCCACAGGCCTCGATATCTTTGGCAACCGAGCGAGCTAAGCCACAAATAATAGGGCCTTTCACCTCGGTGGCAATACGTTGCACTGAGCGAAAGTCAGCTGGGCTCGACACCGGAAACCCCACTTCCATTACATCCACATTTAAGCGGCTAATGGTATGCGCTAGTTGAACTTTATCGTCTTCTGTTAGGCTTGCTTTTAGTGCCTGCTCACCATCACGTAAAGTGGTATCAAAAATCCATACTTTATCTTGCTGTTGCATAACTGCCCCTCAATTGCTGTATTACCCAAATTTCGATTTATCCCTGCAGCGAGATAAAAAAAACCCCGCGGTTGCGGGGTTTTTAATGTTTAACTCAATGCAAACACACTAATCCCCGCTCACTTGCCACAGCAGTAAGAGG
Coding sequences within it:
- the leuC gene encoding 3-isopropylmalate dehydratase large subunit translates to MAQTLYNKIWQAHTVASINEQTDLLYIDRHLVHEVTSPQAFAGLREKNRKVRCPEKTIATMDHNVSTKSRSLDAASEVSKNQLMALDANCKEFGILLYDLNSVNQGIVHVIGPEQGITLPGTTIVCGDSHTSTHGAFGALAHGIGTSEVEHVLATQTLQQKKAKSLKIQINGVLRPTVTAKDLIMAVIGKLGTAGGTGYVAEFCGEGIEALSMEARMTLCNMSIEMGAKAGLIAPDKVTYDYLKGRPFAPKGADFDAAVAYWETLKTDDGATFDLEVELDAANIQPQITWGTNPEQVIGVDECIPDPDKETDLIKADAIRSALKYMGLKAGDKLSTAKVDTVFIGSCTNSRIEDLRAAAKIVEGKQVVAGVEALIVPGSGLVKQQAEDEGLADIFKAAGFEWREPGCSMCLAMNDDRLGAGKRCASTSNRNFEGRQGRGGRTHLVSPAMAAAAAIHGHFVDIRGEA
- the leuB gene encoding 3-isopropylmalate dehydrogenase; amino-acid sequence: MSKTHYSVAVLAGDGIGPEVIAAAEQVLDAVSDKFGFTLNREHHAIGGAAIDEFGKALPDTTLKACENADAILFGSVGGPKWEHLPPNDQPERASLLPLRKHFGLFCNLRPAQLLPALSAASPLRADISEKGFDILCVRELTGGIYFGEKGRSGEGAEETAFDTQTYSRKEIERIARFAFEAAKLRSNHVTSVDKANVLASSVLWRKVVTEVSKDFPEVSLDYIYVDNAAMQLVKQPSQFDVLLCDNLFGDILSDECAMITGSMGLLPSASLNQSGFGLYEPAGGSAPDIAGKGVANPIAQILSAALMLRYSLGQDEAARTIEKAVAEAVEAGVGTPDIYPQGGYTTNDVAAAIVSRI
- the leuA gene encoding 2-isopropylmalate synthase; translation: MQQQDKVWIFDTTLRDGEQALKASLTEDDKVQLAHTISRLNVDVMEVGFPVSSPADFRSVQRIATEVKGPIICGLARSVAKDIEACGDALRAAQQSRIHTFIATSPLHLEHKLRMSLDDATAMAVKSIKLARKYTDDVEFSCEDAGRTPHWDLCKIVEQAINAGASTINLPDTVGFVTPDEYAAMVRHLMNNVPNIDKARLSVHCHNDLGLAVANSVAAVQAGARQIECTINGIGERAGNCSLEEVAMIMKMRKDHLNVYTDIKSEEIYRASRQVSKICNMPVQPNKAIVGENAFAHSSGIHQDGVLKAQNTYEIMSPESVGVPSNQLNMTSRSGRHVIEHRLEELGYQKSDYDMDSLYQSFVALADQKGTVYDYDLEAMIYFNQINDKDEKYQLEFVNSASNSQSVASSTIGLLIDGEAKQEAATGNGPVEASFAAIERLTGMSVEMIEYNLEATGQGASSLGQVNIIAKYDGRPYHGAGIAADVVEASVRAMVRVYNLIYRAQKVSDLKQQRKAG